A single window of Acidobacteriota bacterium DNA harbors:
- a CDS encoding penicillin acylase family protein: MKKLALLCVLALASCSSQPAAPPVSPEVAAWQKRADGVTIIRDDWGIPHIYAKTDADVVFGLMYAQAEDDFNRVETNFINSQGRLAEAEGEAEIYRDLRMKLFIDPVNLKADYAKAEPWLKALMDAWADGLNFYLATHPDVKPRVITKFEPWMALSFSEGSIGGDIERVNIGQLEAFYGAAAPPTSTARLDSTDVLAPPEEPRGSNGFAIAGANTASGKAQLLINPHTSFFFREEAQMVSEEGLNAYGALTWGQFFIYQGFNDKAGWMHTSSSVDNIDEYLETVTKKADGTYTYRVGTEERPLTATKITVPYKSGAGLANKEFTVYQTHRGPIVRSVDGKWVSVRLMNEPLKALEQSYLRTKARTLDEYKKVMALHTNSSNNTLYADADGNIAYFHSNFVPKRDPKFDWSRPVDGTNPATEWNGLHSFDESPNVVNPPNGWVYNTNNYPYSAAGAHSPKQKDFPAYMDTGSENPRGVHAIRVLDGKKGFTIDSHIAAAYSSYLPEFEIQIPLLLKAHAQAASSNPLKAKVADQVAALKDWDYRWSATSVPTSVAIFYGEDLWQRVAPAARKAGVNTYEYMKSRATAQERLESLAAAADKLQADFGKWQTPWGDINRFQRNDGNIVQQFDDAKPSTPVMFASARWGSLASFGSRAYPGTKKWYGTSGNSFVAVVEFGDRVTAKAVTAGGVNSVPGSKHFNDQADRYATGNLRDVYFYREQLEGHTERTYKPGQK; the protein is encoded by the coding sequence ATGAAGAAGCTTGCCCTGCTCTGTGTCCTCGCGCTGGCCTCCTGTTCGTCGCAGCCCGCCGCGCCCCCCGTCAGCCCTGAAGTCGCCGCCTGGCAGAAGCGCGCCGACGGCGTCACGATTATTCGCGACGACTGGGGCATCCCGCACATTTACGCCAAGACCGACGCCGACGTCGTGTTCGGCCTCATGTACGCCCAGGCGGAAGACGACTTCAACCGCGTCGAGACCAACTTCATCAACTCGCAGGGCCGGCTCGCCGAAGCGGAAGGCGAGGCCGAGATCTATCGCGACCTGCGCATGAAGCTGTTCATCGACCCGGTCAACCTCAAGGCCGATTACGCCAAGGCGGAGCCATGGCTCAAGGCGCTGATGGACGCGTGGGCCGACGGCCTCAATTTCTACCTGGCCACCCATCCCGACGTGAAGCCGCGCGTGATTACGAAGTTCGAGCCGTGGATGGCGCTCAGCTTCAGCGAGGGCAGCATTGGCGGCGACATCGAGCGCGTGAACATCGGTCAGCTCGAGGCGTTTTATGGGGCGGCCGCGCCGCCGACCAGCACGGCGCGCTTGGACTCGACGGATGTCCTCGCTCCTCCCGAGGAACCTCGCGGCTCGAACGGTTTCGCCATTGCCGGCGCCAACACCGCGTCGGGCAAGGCGCAGTTGCTGATCAACCCCCACACCTCGTTCTTCTTCCGCGAAGAGGCGCAGATGGTAAGCGAAGAGGGCCTGAACGCCTACGGCGCGCTGACCTGGGGCCAGTTCTTCATCTACCAGGGATTCAACGACAAGGCCGGCTGGATGCACACCAGCAGCAGCGTTGACAACATCGACGAGTACCTCGAGACGGTCACCAAGAAGGCCGACGGCACCTACACCTATCGGGTCGGGACCGAAGAACGGCCGCTGACCGCGACCAAGATCACCGTGCCCTACAAATCGGGCGCCGGCCTGGCGAACAAGGAGTTCACCGTCTACCAGACGCACCGTGGGCCGATTGTCCGCTCGGTTGACGGCAAGTGGGTGAGTGTCCGGCTGATGAACGAGCCGCTCAAGGCGCTCGAGCAGTCCTACCTGCGCACCAAGGCCCGCACTCTCGACGAATACAAGAAAGTGATGGCGCTGCACACCAACTCGTCGAACAACACCCTGTATGCGGATGCCGACGGCAACATCGCCTACTTCCACTCGAACTTTGTCCCGAAGCGCGACCCGAAGTTCGACTGGTCGCGGCCGGTTGACGGCACCAACCCGGCGACGGAGTGGAACGGCCTGCACTCGTTCGACGAATCGCCCAATGTCGTGAACCCGCCGAACGGCTGGGTCTACAACACCAACAACTACCCGTACTCGGCGGCGGGTGCGCACAGCCCGAAGCAGAAAGACTTCCCGGCGTACATGGACACGGGCAGCGAGAACCCGCGTGGCGTGCACGCGATCCGCGTGCTCGACGGCAAGAAGGGCTTCACCATCGATTCGCACATCGCCGCCGCCTACTCCAGCTACCTGCCGGAGTTCGAGATCCAGATTCCGCTGCTGTTGAAGGCGCACGCGCAGGCGGCCTCGTCCAATCCCCTGAAGGCCAAGGTCGCGGACCAGGTTGCCGCGCTCAAGGATTGGGACTACCGCTGGTCGGCCACCTCGGTGCCGACGTCCGTGGCGATCTTCTACGGCGAAGACCTGTGGCAGCGCGTGGCCCCGGCGGCACGCAAAGCCGGCGTGAACACCTACGAGTACATGAAGAGCAGGGCAACGGCGCAAGAGCGACTGGAGTCGCTGGCGGCCGCCGCCGACAAGCTGCAGGCCGACTTCGGCAAATGGCAGACCCCGTGGGGCGACATCAACCGCTTCCAGCGCAACGACGGGAACATCGTCCAGCAGTTTGACGATGCGAAGCCGAGCACGCCGGTGATGTTTGCCTCGGCGCGTTGGGGATCGCTGGCGTCGTTCGGCTCACGCGCGTATCCGGGCACGAAGAAGTGGTACGGCACCAGCGGCAACAGCTTCGTCGCCGTTGTTGAGTTCGGCGACCGCGTGACGGCCAAGGCCGTGACCGCCGGCGGCGTCAACAGCGTGCCGGGCTCGAAGCACTTCAACGACCAGGCCGATCGCTATGCTACCGGCAACCTGCGCGACGTCTATTTCTATCGGGAGCAGCTCGAGGGCCACACCGAGCGGACCTACAAGCCGGGCCAGAAGTAG